The following proteins come from a genomic window of Ictalurus furcatus strain D&B chromosome 12, Billie_1.0, whole genome shotgun sequence:
- the bloc1s4 gene encoding biogenesis of lysosome-related organelles complex 1 subunit 4, with protein sequence MEHRLGRVPVLSPLEESSEEVSRDSGIVSQSTSTVSMLSEGLSNGNVSQSPSFGLNVSQSPSFAGNVSESPSFGDNVPRSPSLDGAAAQSPVHEQEDEILRQTALSYSAYIRADAGEEILCLEKSLEEMLTRVDEFVGMLDMIRNDTSQIVNVSLPQIYRKAEDMRQIYRKIDKLEAFVKMVAANVSVMEEQVVEAEGEARTLPGAFKKIFRTMNVSGFLNKPSSPKRAAQEVPSVFRTDDFFPTQPEP encoded by the exons ATGGAGCATCGGTTAGGACGGGTACCGGTGTTGTCTCCGCTGGAGGAGTCGAGTGAGGAGGTGAGCCGAGACAGCGGGATCGTGTCCCAAAGCACCAGCACAGTGTCCATGCTGAGCGAGGGCCTGAGCAACGGAAACGTCTCCCAGAGCCCCAGCTTCGGACTTAATGTCTCCCAGAGCCCCAGTTTCGCCGGTAACGTATCTGAAAGTCCGAGTTTCGGCGATAACGTGCCTCGGAGTCCCAGTCTAGACGGTGCTGCTGCCCAGAGTCCCGTCCACGAGCAGGAGGATGAGATCCTGAGACAGACTGCGCTCAGTTACTCCGCTTATATCCGAGCAGACGCAGGGGAGGAG ATCTTATGTCTGGAGAAAAGTCTGGAAGAAATGCTCACTCGAGTGGACGAGTTTGTGGGGATGCTGGACATG ATTCGCAATGACACCTCTCAGATCGTGAACGTCAGCCTGCCTCAGATTTACAGAAAAGCGGAGGACATGAGACAGATTTACAGGAAGATTGATAAGCTGGAG GCTTTTGTGAAGATGGTCGCAGCCAACGTGAGTGTCATGGAGGAGCAAGTAGTCGAGGCTGAAGGTGAAGCCCGGACTCTACCTGGTGCTTTCAAAAAGATTTTCCGAACAATGAACGTCTCtggatttttaaat AAACCATCCAGCCCCAAAAGAGCAGCGCAGGAGGTTCCCTCCGTGTTCAGGACCGACGACTTCTTCCCCACTCAGCCAGAACCATGA